One Leptolyngbya subtilissima AS-A7 genomic window carries:
- a CDS encoding DASH family cryptochrome: MPTLVWFRNDLRLYDHQPLDEALRAGQPIIPLYCFDPRQFGQTAFGFPKTGAYRAQFLLESVADLRRSLQALGSDLVVRVGQPEDVISELVKAHSVEAVYWHEEVTAEELRVEQAVETKLAAMGCKTEVYWGATLYHPDKLPFAIDRLPEVFTQFRKKVEQHSTVDVALPTPPKLLPLPQVNPGTLPTLADFGLEASKPDSRAVLTFEGGETAGLARLNHYVWDADCLKTYKQTRNGMVGADYSSKLSAWLAMGCLSPRRVYETVQDYEAERIRNDSTYWLVFELLWRDYFRLICAKHGNKVFYPSGLRGLLIDWKQDWPRFDAWRNGETGFPLVDANMRELAHSGFMSNRGRQNVASFLTKNLGIDWRMGAEWFESLLVDHDPCSNYGNWNYTAGVGNDARGFRYFNIPKQSKDYDPDGLYVKHWLPELADVPAAKVHEPWKLQPVEQKRFGVILGVDYPRPVVNLQKSVQANEAIYNAAREIG, from the coding sequence ATGCCCACCCTTGTCTGGTTTCGCAACGACCTCCGCCTCTATGACCACCAGCCTCTCGACGAGGCGTTGCGGGCCGGGCAGCCGATCATTCCTCTCTACTGTTTTGACCCGCGTCAGTTTGGCCAGACCGCCTTTGGTTTTCCTAAAACAGGAGCCTATCGGGCGCAGTTTTTGCTAGAGAGTGTGGCCGATTTGCGGCGATCGCTCCAAGCCCTGGGCAGCGACCTCGTTGTGCGCGTGGGCCAGCCCGAAGACGTGATTTCAGAACTGGTGAAGGCCCACAGCGTTGAGGCCGTCTACTGGCACGAGGAAGTCACCGCTGAAGAACTGCGGGTGGAGCAGGCGGTGGAAACCAAGCTGGCGGCCATGGGCTGCAAAACGGAGGTGTACTGGGGGGCCACCCTCTACCATCCCGACAAACTGCCCTTTGCCATTGATCGCCTGCCAGAGGTGTTTACTCAGTTTCGTAAAAAAGTGGAACAGCACAGCACGGTGGATGTGGCTCTACCCACGCCCCCGAAACTGTTGCCCCTGCCTCAGGTCAATCCCGGCACTCTGCCCACCCTAGCGGACTTTGGCCTAGAGGCCTCAAAGCCTGACAGCCGCGCCGTGCTCACTTTCGAGGGGGGCGAAACGGCTGGCTTAGCACGCCTCAACCACTATGTGTGGGATGCAGACTGCCTCAAGACCTATAAGCAGACCCGCAACGGCATGGTGGGAGCCGACTACTCGTCTAAGCTGTCGGCCTGGTTAGCGATGGGCTGCCTGTCACCCCGGCGGGTGTACGAGACGGTGCAAGACTATGAAGCGGAGCGCATTCGCAACGACTCCACCTACTGGCTGGTCTTTGAACTGCTGTGGCGCGACTACTTTCGCTTGATCTGCGCCAAGCACGGCAACAAAGTGTTTTACCCCTCTGGTCTGCGGGGGCTGCTGATCGACTGGAAGCAGGACTGGCCTCGCTTTGACGCCTGGCGCAACGGCGAAACCGGCTTTCCCCTGGTGGATGCCAACATGCGCGAGCTGGCCCACTCTGGGTTTATGTCGAACCGAGGGCGGCAGAATGTGGCTAGCTTTCTCACCAAAAACCTGGGCATTGATTGGCGTATGGGGGCCGAGTGGTTTGAGTCGCTGCTGGTCGACCACGACCCCTGCAGCAACTACGGCAACTGGAATTACACCGCCGGAGTTGGCAACGACGCGCGGGGCTTTCGCTATTTCAATATTCCTAAACAGTCGAAGGACTATGACCCCGACGGCCTCTACGTGAAACACTGGCTGCCGGAATTAGCAGATGTCCCTGCGGCTAAGGTGCACGAGCCATGGAAACTTCAGCCGGTGGAGCAAAAGCGCTTTGGGGTTATCCTCGGTGTTGACTATCCGCGCCCGGTGGTAAATTTGCAGAAATCGGTGCAGGCTAACGAAGCGATTTACAATGCCGCTCGCGAAATTGGTTAG
- a CDS encoding peroxiredoxin, protein MAIKVGDVAPDFTLPNQAGETVTLRSFRGQRAVVLYFYPKDDTPGCTVESCSFRDSYEDFVAVGAEVIGISSDSPDSHKAFASKHNLPFTLVSDRGSAVRKAYGVPATLGLLPGRVTYIIDKDGKVRHIFNSQFNPKGHVDQAMGMLKTLQTA, encoded by the coding sequence ATGGCCATCAAAGTGGGTGATGTCGCCCCTGATTTCACGCTGCCCAACCAAGCGGGCGAGACCGTCACCCTAAGAAGCTTTCGGGGGCAGCGGGCGGTGGTGCTGTACTTTTATCCCAAAGATGACACCCCTGGCTGCACCGTAGAATCGTGCTCGTTTCGCGACAGCTATGAAGATTTTGTCGCCGTAGGGGCTGAGGTGATCGGCATCAGCAGCGACTCGCCCGACTCGCACAAAGCCTTTGCCAGTAAGCACAATCTGCCTTTTACCCTAGTCAGCGATCGCGGCTCTGCGGTGCGCAAAGCCTACGGCGTACCCGCCACCCTGGGGCTACTGCCCGGTCGAGTTACCTACATCATCGACAAAGACGGCAAGGTACGGCATATTTTTAATTCCCAATTCAACCCCAAGGGCCATGTAGACCAGGCCATGGGCATGCTCAAAACCCTACAAACCGCCTGA
- a CDS encoding nuclease A inhibitor family protein, with protein sequence MELQPEHYELAISLSAIEGAMAGLWYPSESDALVSLVIYADPLPSTEALAQKLAGEESLEIRPAETFFRPVLNNPYWASEQGGHLAQKFANLRDVLETHLEDLHSIRVGQSNVTVYLLGRHSSGCFLGACTHVVET encoded by the coding sequence ATGGAACTTCAACCCGAGCACTACGAATTGGCGATCTCCCTATCGGCCATCGAAGGGGCGATGGCCGGTCTTTGGTATCCCAGCGAAAGCGATGCCTTGGTTTCCCTAGTGATCTATGCCGACCCCCTGCCCAGCACCGAAGCTCTGGCTCAAAAGCTGGCGGGCGAGGAGAGCCTCGAAATTCGGCCCGCTGAAACGTTTTTTCGGCCAGTGCTCAACAACCCCTACTGGGCCAGTGAGCAGGGCGGCCACCTGGCGCAAAAATTTGCCAATCTTCGCGATGTGCTAGAAACCCACTTGGAAGACCTCCACAGCATTCGCGTAGGCCAAAGCAATGTGACGGTATACCTGCTGGGGCGGCATTCTAGCGGTTGCTTCCTAGGGGCATGCACCCACGTTGTAGAGACGTAG
- a CDS encoding glycoside hydrolase family 13 protein: MAFQTPDWVKHAVFYQIFPDRFARTQQHLDDPAMAVTLEPWESPPTPFGYKGGDLWGVAEKLDYLADLGVTAIYMTPIFQSACNHRYHTHDYYQVDPLLGGNPAFFDLLEAAHAKDIKVVLDGVFNHCSRGFFFFNDILENGPNSPWLEWFEVGGWPLSAYDGSQPANYRSWVDNRALPAFKHDHPAVREYLMRVGEYWVRQGIDGWRLDVPFEIKTEGFWQEFRDRIKAINPEAYIVGEVWTDASQWLDGTQFDGVMNYLFTGPTMAFTAGDRIRMDLVEKPHYYPYPALDAAGYGEKIQQLLKLYPWEIQLTQLNLLSSHDVARIHSVVNGDDASMVLSTLLLFTFPGAPSVYYGDEVGLPGELDPDCRRTFPPEKEWHLDLLTIHRELIALRHRHAALRIGTYDVLHAEGQVYGFSRTLGSDRIIVVLNAGEGSALPIATDTLISQGQTVHEVFSYHGATWAQDSLTLPSRSAVVVTVE; this comes from the coding sequence ATGGCTTTTCAAACCCCAGACTGGGTGAAGCACGCGGTCTTCTACCAGATTTTTCCCGACCGGTTTGCCCGGACCCAGCAGCATCTCGATGACCCAGCGATGGCCGTGACGCTAGAGCCGTGGGAATCGCCGCCGACACCCTTTGGCTACAAGGGCGGAGACCTCTGGGGGGTAGCCGAAAAACTCGACTATTTGGCAGATCTGGGAGTTACTGCCATCTACATGACGCCGATTTTCCAGTCGGCTTGCAACCACCGCTACCACACCCACGACTATTACCAGGTCGATCCGCTGCTGGGGGGCAATCCGGCTTTTTTTGACCTGTTAGAAGCCGCCCACGCCAAAGACATCAAGGTGGTGTTAGACGGGGTATTTAACCACTGTAGCCGGGGCTTTTTCTTCTTTAACGACATTCTCGAGAACGGCCCCAACTCCCCCTGGCTAGAATGGTTTGAGGTGGGGGGCTGGCCCCTGTCAGCCTATGACGGGTCACAGCCCGCTAACTACCGCAGCTGGGTAGATAACCGAGCCCTGCCAGCTTTCAAGCACGACCACCCAGCGGTGCGCGAATACCTGATGCGGGTGGGTGAGTACTGGGTGCGCCAAGGCATCGATGGCTGGCGGCTCGATGTGCCCTTTGAGATCAAAACCGAGGGCTTTTGGCAGGAATTTCGCGATCGCATCAAGGCCATCAACCCTGAGGCCTACATTGTGGGCGAGGTGTGGACTGACGCTAGCCAGTGGCTCGACGGCACCCAGTTTGACGGGGTAATGAACTACCTGTTCACTGGGCCAACGATGGCGTTTACGGCGGGCGATCGCATCCGCATGGATCTAGTCGAAAAGCCCCACTACTATCCCTACCCTGCCCTGGATGCGGCAGGCTATGGCGAAAAAATTCAGCAGCTGCTCAAGCTCTACCCCTGGGAGATTCAGCTGACCCAGCTCAACCTGCTCTCTAGCCACGATGTCGCCCGCATTCACTCGGTGGTCAACGGGGATGACGCCAGCATGGTGCTCTCCACCCTGCTGTTGTTTACTTTCCCGGGGGCGCCAAGCGTTTACTACGGGGATGAGGTGGGTTTACCGGGTGAGCTCGACCCCGACTGCCGCCGCACCTTTCCCCCTGAAAAGGAGTGGCACCTCGACCTGCTAACCATTCACCGAGAGCTGATTGCGCTGCGCCACCGGCACGCCGCCCTACGCATCGGCACCTACGACGTGCTGCACGCCGAGGGTCAGGTCTATGGGTTTAGCCGCACGCTGGGAAGCGATCGCATCATCGTCGTCCTCAACGCTGGTGAAGGGAGCGCGCTCCCAATTGCGACCGATACCTTAATCTCTCAGGGGCAAACCGTCCACGAAGTCTTCAGCTACCACGGGGCGACCTGGGCCCAGGACAGCCTAACGCTGCCCTCGCGATCGGCGGTGGTGGTGACGGTAGAGTAA
- a CDS encoding ABC transporter ATP-binding protein: protein MSAPLLPIDPIQLDNRLPDNRAAVVQTEGLGKTYRTGFWLNQRVTSLKQCSLTVYQGETFGLLGPNGAGKTTLLKILLGIIRPTAGQATLLGHALGDSAVKQRIGYLPENAYFYDFLTGWEFLQYTAGLFGLSRAAQQRRIVELLDLVGLPQEAAKKKQLRQYSKGMLQRVGMAQALMNDPDVVFLDEPMSGLDPTGRFQVREIILALKREGKTIFFNSHILSDVEVICDRIAILDQGELIANGSLDQLLGTADQYVAKGRSGRIAELELWLEPMTVQGDLWQGHVKGDPYEFAKQIPLVGGHLIALQQTRPTLEEFFITQIRQRRGG, encoded by the coding sequence ATGAGCGCTCCATTGTTACCGATTGATCCTATCCAGCTAGACAACCGTCTGCCAGACAATCGCGCCGCTGTGGTGCAGACCGAGGGGCTAGGTAAAACCTATCGCACTGGGTTTTGGCTTAACCAGCGAGTGACTTCCCTCAAGCAGTGTTCTCTCACGGTTTACCAGGGTGAGACCTTTGGTCTGCTGGGCCCTAACGGGGCAGGTAAGACTACGCTCTTGAAGATTTTGCTAGGCATTATTCGCCCGACGGCGGGCCAGGCCACGCTGCTGGGTCATGCTTTGGGCGACAGCGCGGTCAAACAGCGCATCGGCTATCTGCCTGAAAATGCTTACTTTTACGACTTTTTGACCGGCTGGGAGTTTTTGCAGTATACCGCCGGTCTATTTGGTCTGTCGCGGGCAGCCCAGCAGCGCCGCATTGTCGAGCTGCTCGATCTGGTGGGCCTACCCCAAGAAGCGGCAAAGAAAAAGCAGCTGCGCCAATACTCAAAAGGGATGCTCCAGCGAGTGGGCATGGCCCAGGCCTTGATGAACGACCCAGACGTGGTGTTTCTCGATGAGCCAATGTCGGGGCTTGACCCCACTGGGCGCTTTCAGGTGCGAGAAATTATTTTGGCCCTGAAGCGGGAGGGCAAGACGATTTTCTTTAATAGCCACATTTTGTCGGATGTGGAGGTGATTTGCGATCGCATCGCCATTCTCGATCAGGGTGAGCTGATCGCCAACGGTAGTCTAGACCAGCTGCTGGGCACCGCCGACCAATATGTAGCCAAAGGTCGCAGCGGGCGTATCGCCGAGCTAGAGCTCTGGCTCGAGCCGATGACGGTGCAGGGCGATCTTTGGCAAGGCCATGTCAAAGGCGACCCCTACGAGTTCGCCAAGCAGATTCCCTTGGTGGGCGGGCATCTGATTGCCTTACAGCAGACTCGCCCAACGCTAGAAGAGTTTTTTATCACCCAAATTCGCCAGCGTCGCGGCGGGTAA